A single window of Nicotiana sylvestris chromosome 5, ASM39365v2, whole genome shotgun sequence DNA harbors:
- the LOC138869394 gene encoding uncharacterized protein: protein MHSGTCYLELPFCYGYGMRAHIQRHCLVSRQGVGRGTIQSSSLVAATSSTPSPARDAPAPAGRGAARGSVQSSGGPIRFYAMSVRQTVEASPDVVTGILTVQSHVVYALIDPGSTLSYVTPFVAIEFGIELDQLHEPFLVSTPVGELITVARVYRGCVVTVRGRDTIVDLIELGMVDFDVIMGMDWLYSCFAKLGCRTITMRLEFPNKPIVEWKGDNIVPKGRLISYLKSTKMINKGYELLGIPPDREIDFRTDVMPGTQPISIPPYRMAPTELKGLKEQLNDLLEKVGRTMLTISGQFCRLFSNINCMQNFRNVNFGLNLSRSWGHVVSREGIMADLQKIAAVKNWPRPTTPIEIHSFLGLVGYYRRFVEGFSILASPLTKLMQKAVKFQWYDACERSFQELKSRLTTTTVLTLPEGTKGFVVYYDASRIGLGCVLMQYDKVIAYASRQLKNHEKNYPTHDFELAAVANFVADALNRKSMASLAYLEAYQRPLAREVPQLASLGVCLADTNEGVMIMQNRAELSFVVEVKEK, encoded by the exons ATGCACTCAGGGACTTGCTATTTGGAGTTGCCTTTCTGCTATGGATATGGGATGAGGGCTCATATTCAGAGGCATTGTCTTGTATCCCGCCAGGGAGTGGGTAGGGGCACAATTCAATCATCCAGTCTAGTAGCTGCTACATCTTCAACACCCTCTCCTGCTCGAGATGCCCCAGCACCCGCAGGGCGTGGTGCAGCCAGGGGTAGTGTGCAGAGTTCAGGAGGACCCATccggttctatgctatgagtgtTCGCCAGACCgtagaggcttctccagatgttgttacaggtattctgactgtccaatctcatgttgtgtatgcacttattgaccctggttccaccttgtcctatgttacacCTTTTGTTGCTATAGAGTTTGGGATAGAACTGGATCAGCTTCATGAGCCATTTTTGGTGTCTACTCCGGTTGGTGAGTTAATTACGGTTGCTCGAGTTTATAGAGGTTGTGTTGTTACGGTACGGGGTAGGGATACCATAGTTGATCTTATTGAATTAgggatggtcgactttgatgtaataatgggaatggattggctttattcatgctttgccaAACTTGGTTGTCGTACTATAACcatgaggcttgaatttcctaataagcccattgttgaatggaagggagataataTTGTGCCTAAAGGTCgtcttatttcttaccttaagtcCACGAAGATGATCAATAaagggt ATGAACTCCTTGGGATTCCACCAGACAGGGAGATCGATTTTAGGACCGATGTCATGCCAGGCACgcagcctatatcaattccaccttacagaatggcaccgACAGAATTGAAAGggctaaaggaacaattgaacGATTTgctagagaagg TTGGGAGGACCATGCTGACAAtctcagggcagttctgcagactcttcagcaacatcaattgtatgcaaaattttcgaaatgtgaattttggcttgaatctgtcgcGTTCTTGGGGTCATGTCGTCTCCAGAGAAGGAATTATGGCAGATCTTCAAAAGATTGcggcagtgaagaattggcctagacctaccactccaatagAGATTCACAGTTTTTTGGGTTTGGTCGGGTactacaggagatttgtggaggggttttctattcttgcctctccattgactaaattgatgcagaaagcagttaaattccaatggtacgatgcttgtgaaaggagtttccaagaattgaaatcaagattgactacaacAACGGTGTTAACCCTGCCAGAGGGTACAAAAGGATTTGTTGTGTATTACGATGCTTCAAGgatcgggcttgggtgtgtgttaatgcaataCGACAAGGTTATAGCttacgcttctaggcaactcaagaatcatgaaaagaactatccaacccatgactttGAGCTTGCGGCAGTG gctaattttgtggcggatgctcttaaTCGAAAATCTATGGCAAGTTTGGCTTATTTGGAAGCATACCAGAGGCCGTTGGCTAGGGAAGTTCcccagttggctagtttgggagtttgcCTCGCAGACACAAATGAAGGAGTAATGATTATGCAGAATAGGGCTGAATTATCGTTTGTGGTGGAAGTGAAAGAGAAGTAA